A stretch of Portunus trituberculatus isolate SZX2019 chromosome 48, ASM1759143v1, whole genome shotgun sequence DNA encodes these proteins:
- the LOC123498767 gene encoding uncharacterized protein LOC123498767, which produces MRSLVIVSVVLGVAFGAQVFPRDTPEVEAARNAFIAEYNRLARLAALAPDIHIYHRDRVMDPVTNVPQAINPPTFNAFSFSANLGTNEHFVPGPNIFPGATHMAGHLAGHQAAPTHKPVLKHAPRPMVTAAPHRFTAVSQTPLFDLAAEEPIMRWTGPFADEVPAGLSGHVSETPSVVAAKAAHFRAHADYWNQANRNTATQR; this is translated from the exons ATGCGCTCCCTT GTGATTGTGAGTGTAGTACTTGGCGTGGCCTTCGGCGCCCAAGTTTTCCCTCGCGACACCCCAGAGGTGGAGGCAGCCCGCAATGCCTTCATCGCTGAGTACAACCGCCTGGCCAGGCTGGCGGCGCTGGCACCTGACATCCACATCTACCACCGCGACCGCGTGATGGACCCCGTCACCAATGTTCCTCAGGCCATCAACCCCCCGACCTTCAacgccttctccttctccgccAATCTGGGCACCAACGAGCATTTTGTGCCTGGCCCCAACATCTTCCCGGGCGCCACACACATGGCAGGACACCTGGCCGGACACCAGGCCGCGCCCACCCATAAGCCTGTGCTCAAGCACGCCCCTCGCCCAATGGTCACCGCTGCCCCCCACCGCTTCACTGCCGTCAGTCAGACGCCCCTGTTCGATCTCGCTGCCGAGGAGCCAATAATGCGCTGGACGGGGCCTTTTGCTGACGAGGTGCCTGCCGGTCTTAGCGGACACGTGAGTGAGACACCCAGTGTTGTCGCCGCCAAGGCCGCCCATTTCCGAGCCCATGCCGATTACTGGAACCAGGCGAACAGGAACACTGCCACCCAGCGATGA